The genomic window AAAATACGAGCGCTGTCTAGCAACTGAAGTttaatgaaacaaaaatgaacaacaCATGCGTGTGCAGAAGAAAAAACTGAGATGACGTCAAAGAAATGGTTGAGCTTGCGTACCTGGCAGTCTAAGTAGACAAACAGATAGTTGAGATATACAATCAATACTCTCGTTTCTGATAAAAGAACACTCGAGCAAGTTCACGCGCCTTTTTCTCATCGTTTAAGCATAAAGAAGAAACGGCTTGTGCCCACACAATCTACAATGTGTCGAAAGGTGTGACGTCGGCGTTCCTTTTAGTCTTACTGCGCTGACGAAGTTTTTTGTTGATGCATCTGCCGGACAGGTTTATATACGCATTTCCACATGAGAGTGGGATCCTTCAGACCACACCaacggcacaaaaaaaaacaaaaaaacggcgGGATTAATGGCGGGATTAAGATATTTCGACATGCGACCATCCACTGTTCCTTGTTCCTGTAGCCCTCTTTTCAATCGCCCACGTTTCAATAGTATCGGCTATATATTCTTACCGATATTCTCCTTTCTCCACAACTTGGCGAAATGGTTTGTCAGAGAGTGATAGATAGCGTCGAGTCCGGCTTCCGATCTGCTAAAGAGACCTTGGAGGGGGGCTCGTATACATCACCCTCGGGGAAATTGAGGTCCATCTCCTCGCAGCGTGCTcgggagtaaaaaaaaagaaaaaaaacacagcaaacGAAGAAGTAGCTCGATCTGCTTCAAATATTAGGAGaaaagtaaaacttacaaaaaaatatttctcGTCGGCAAATGACCAaccataaaacaaaacaaaaacccaTTTCCAAAACCAAATACAACATAAATTCTTAGCATTGATCATTATTGTCAGCTTAAGGAAGGGGTGTTCGTAAATGAGCCTTTTTAGAGGAGCTCGGAAGAGTGGCGCGTCTCACAGTTTTTGAGGGGCCCGGTCTTGACAAAGGCACAAAGAACTAATCTGTTGGATGCACTCGGTAGCGGCGACTTTGGAACCGCAGCCGCCGAACTCGGAGAAACAGCGACGGTTTGGCTCCCCGCTAGTCCCGGTCAAACAGTTTACCTTTCGCCACGGTGGGGGACAGCCTCTTTAACTCCTAAGCCATGCGCGACGTTCCCCCCATGTTCTTGCCAGTGAAAAAGAAGAGACGAGACGTAGGCTTCGGCGTCTGAATTAACCTAAAAATAATTTCTTCCCGATGCACTTGATCTAGATCTCAGTAACAGTAACCTAGTGGGCCCTTTTGTGATCTCAGGTGTCACGAGAGGTGATGTGTCATGGCGTTTACGGCGTGCTCGGTGTTACTAAGTTCATTTGCGTTCCCATTCCGTTTCCAGCGACGCATCTTCCTGTCGGAACTGCTCACAATGCTCGGAGCACTGGTGTTCGTACTCTTCAAGATCGCCGTCTTCGATGTGCAGTGCGAAAGCTCCAGGTGGCTCAACTAGCTTATTCTCGATGCCACTGCAAGGTGTCTGCGCTTCTGATGCAATAGGCTATCAGACTCTCTCTAAGCTAGCCGGCTAGCCTTCAACTGTCTCAATTCCTAGGGGTTCCTCTCTGTCCTGGATAGCGCCTGTTTTTAAGCCTGGCCTCCTGCTCGCTATGATGCGCCTCGGTGTCCTAGTTTGCCGGCGTGCCTCGTCAACTGGCGCAGTGCTCAACGCTTTTCGATGCGACTCCACCTCTTGCGCTTTTAATTAGCCTCCGTCGCTCTGCGACGCGCCTCGTTAAGTCACTGTCTCCGAAGCACTTCGGCATCCTTCGCTCTGTGATGGGCCTCAGCCTCTAGTGCCTCGACGCTGTACCTATCCTACCAAAAAATGTAACGTTCGCTGTATGATCCACGTGCGAAACCGCAAGTACATGTTGAATGcgctggcgaaaccgaaacctaAATCGACCGCAAacggactacttggcgcagtaaCACATGCATAAGCTCCGCCCACGTAAGTTTGGCCGTGCTGCCATAGAAATCTGTCGCCGAGAATAGTGAGTACGAACGTTCCTTGTGTTTTCCCTTCTGACGCCGAGGAAGGGCGCTCAGAGACGCGCGCaggctaaggtccctagatgaaacaaggtagcgtcactcattgttctcgagccgtcctcctcactctctcgattactcctcttttttctctgtcatccgcgtctgtaattggtgcatcacttgcacgtgatcttgcaaatggctggtggtgttatttattattatgcaaaaggtccaaaacgagtacgcatgcgcatatggctccagccggattctcgccgtgaccaaagacaaaattgtagccagaacataaactgtagaggaggagcgtttcggtgtgcgctaagtcgaccaagattgtttcgccatgctcgttcaatgcaacatctgcgtttttaagcaatgctgcgttgccgtaaacaacagaaaatggtttcgctctcttcaacttacctcgtgctttccgagatgaagcgcaccatgaagtgcaactatgaaccatttcacgcgaatgctttcgtgcaactccgtcaacgtatgtcgacgcggatctgcgaagcgagttcacttgtcggtttttattgaaacgccaggcgcgcgtctaatgcgtgtctagtcgtcacccccggaagcttttcaggcctgcgcgtcacgtgacgtgacgtcgacgacgtcacatcgcgccggccggccggccgcccttcgctgggtggctgcgccagccgcgagcgcccttcacgcctaccgactcgggcgaggttccttgacaccatgtccgcacgatttatcaaggtatccattgattgtatggtttaacgcgccgacgcaacgcaggcgatgaagcgcgccgtaggggattttccgggggtgacggtctagtgcatgccagttggtacaaatacatgtgggtatgcacgtatacagaacagctgtaggttgtaatcaacgcaacttcagaaacatttcactcttgaccagttcccgcttgagccgaaacgcgctgcttcgagacacctcaccagtagaactctcacttttcaggaagtcccagcaccgcatcagaatcacttggcatcacgattgtccaaatgggcacatttaaaaaaaaaacgtcatcgcagtgctgctggacgagtgttcgtaccagtctggtcgtagttttttttttcttgcgtgtgcacaagccggttgtaatcaatcgtcacaacgtcacgccctgtggccacttacaggatccagcaagaagcacgttcactgtgtcacagcacgaacaaaacacaatcggagaagtggactagttagaagtGGACGAAATAccacggccgtggaactaaaatgtactacgcgagacgccatggctagtggtgtaaagtatagaactgcccaacgttgccggttgagtaacgcacatcccgcttgttCTTGTGTTtagccgtttatgttcataaaggtaactgtttattctacgtcttattttgttccattttgtttcatttacatctattcaccgtagcaacagaaccaaaacattcgcttttggatgaaagttttaaacctttcagggggcgcttcaggcaaatgaGCGAgaaggaaaagggagggtgtcgctaccttggaaacttgtttcatctataGGGACCTTACACGCAGGCAAGGCGATGAACGCAACGTAGCCAAGGAAAGAGAAACAAGCGAACGCGCGCAATATGAGCGTTCGCTGTAGACACGTCCACAGCCGCAACGCCACAACTGAATTCGAACTTTTGGTTGGTTTATGCTACGCCTCTTCCATAAAGATGCCGGCGACATCACACGCTTTCCCACGGAGACGAAAGTTTCCTGGTAGTTCAGTGCTTTCTCAGCAAGGAGCGCTCAAAGCCGACACCACTACTTCTACTGGATTCGAAAGTGACGCCATCACAAAGACACAATTGTGTTGCCTCCGAAACGGCACTAGACATAGCTTTTATCTCAGAGGTTTAGGCGGCCGCCgaagtgaggggggggggttagaaaaagagggtaacgatttagagttactctactatgggagagcttaaagccgtcccgagcaCTCGCAGCCGAAACTGTTTGGGGGGGTGGAGGAGGAGAGAACAGAAGAGGGCCGGGAACCGGCTTTACCACTCAAGTCGCaagcatctttctagaggaggcattGTTTTAGGGGTCATTTAAAATTTACAGCCGCCTGTATTAAACTCCAACCGTTAATACTTTAACCGTTCATGTTCTGACTACACTGATCGAACCTTAATTTATTGCTCCAATCATCGATTCTTTTAAAATCTGATTTACGAAAACTAGATAAAAACTGTATCTCTTAGTTGGTTTCCATGCTGGCCTCACAGTCACGATTGAGCGGCTTGACGAGTCCAATGAATGTTTCCGTCGAGCAGCACGCGAAGCAGGGTCCTCCTTGAAACAGCACCTGGCCTTGGGGTCGATGTAACCCCGTGAATCGTTGCTGTAACCAACAGTTGTGGCGCCTGTAGTGTACGTGCACGCACTTCAGCTGAGCCGAGTGGGCGATGTAGTCACGGATACATTTCGATACATCGGCTTCCGAAACCCACAACGACGTCAGAAGGCAGAGGTGCTGGAGGTTGGGCATCACGGACACGCTTGCCTGGAACGAGAGAAGCGATGCACACGATATCGACAGATAAGTAAATCTGCGTAGGCGTCCACTTCCGGGCATGGTTCGACCGTAAAAAGCAAAATAACGTGGGCTACACCCTACAATGTGTTAACGAGCAAACAACATGCGCGCCACACAGCTCAAAAGGTTACGCCCGTTATAGAAAGAAGCGTAAAACAAATTAAAACGATACACGCACGAAGACTTCCACAAAAGGTGGGAGCATGGTTACAAACAACAACTTATGTCGTTAGCGAttttcaaaagaaagaaaaaagaaagtttcaTGTACGACACGCTGACCTCGCCGCGTATCGAGAATCAACGCCAGCGCAATGTACACGCCGTGGGGTGCGGAACACTCCACCAAGCTTTTGTGCGCGATGTTCCCTCGTAATACGCTAACTTCGAGAATACTGATGTTATTAATATCTGACCGAAGAGACATGCGTATATTTGCCGTGAAATCGAATAAAGAGACCAGCATCGGCAGCTTGAAATATTCGAATTTTATATCAGCGCTGCTTTGAGCGGTGTCACAGTGGTGCCAACGAGAACAAAACATTAACTTCCACGGGGATTGCAAGAGCGGaacccacgaaaaaaaaaattaagaggtGCACCCTGGTGGGACAATCGGAGTTTACCGCTTGTCCCTGTACCATCTGTTCCGAGTCCTTGTCTTTaatttgcgcacaccagtttatcTTGACAtgtgaaccaactcgcccagctgcaAGTTTTATTGTTATATTCAACTTTGCAGcacctgtaatttttcaaagggGTGCCAAGAAAAATTACGCGCGCATTCGGAATCGTCGCCTCTATCAAACGCTACCGCCGTGGTCGCAAGCCCGCTACCTTCAAGTGAGTGACAGTACCATCGTACCACACGCCACGACATTGTCGGCGAATAACCTACGCGTCCTTAACTGCCGCCCTTCATAGAGATATGATCACTCGCCATAAGACGCCGATGGTTGAGTGGCAGGTCCTTATTCTGCAGCACGAGGCAGCGAAGAGCCATGAACTGGCCAAGATGTCGGAAAAAACTGTCGTAGTGCGTCATCCCGACGGGGCACCACCCCGCAAGTCGAAGCGTTGCAGCTGCTCTGTAGTGCTCGAAGTACAAGGGGAGTATCCGATAATTGACGTCACACAAGGTGAGCCTGGTGATGCTGAAAGACAACAAGGGCACGTCTGATGATACCTGAGCAGGCAGTGCTGTGTTGGCAGTATCACAGGAACTACAGTATAAGTGATTTCCTCGGGCTACTACACGCACGTCCAGGTCTCTGAGGATGGGGCAAGACAACAGCAGTCTGCGTACGGAAGACTTCGTCGGAAACCAACACGGCGGCACTGAGAGCGCCAGCAGGCGGCTCCCCAGCTGGCTATCATGCAGAAGAGTGTCCGGAATCACGTCCTGGTGAAAGTGAAATGAACTCACGTTCAGCTCGACGACGTTCTCCAGCGCGAAGAAGAAACCTCCCAGGTGGTTTTTGGACAACAGTGTCGCCCTCGGGTAGGTAGCACTAGTGGACCATTGCGGCAGAAGCAGTAGGCAGAGTTTGCGGACGCGTGTCCAATTGTGTCGAATGCTTGCGTCCAATAGGGAAGCATCCGACTTTAAGTCACCACAGGCAAAAACGACCAGCTGCGAGGGAAGAATGTGGGATGGACCACTCCTTGCGAGGCGATCGAGTTCGACGCAACTCCACCAATGGTGCGGCTTGTCGTGACAGACGTTTCCGCAGACGGCCGCGTAGTTCTGGAACCTAAATATTGGATTCGGGCTGTCAAAAATCGGAACGGAGTCCGGCACTTCGGAGGTGAACGTGAAAGTTTCCAGCTGACCAAGGTGCTCGTGAAGCTGCTGACACTTCACCAGACACTCCATGAACGTTCCACGCACACAGTGAACGTGAAGTTCGGTTAGGTTTGGGCAGCAGACCAGAAGCTCCAGTAGAAGCTCGAAGTTGCGGTCGTCGCCGACCTCGACGTACAAGCGACGCAGGCTGTGGTACCGGATGACGTCACACATTTGCAGCGCTATTAGGCGCATATTGCCGATCTCGGAATCAACGACCGCCTTGAAATCTTGAACTAGCGATAACTCGAGCTTCTGCAGATACCTGAGTTGTTCCAGCACCAATTTGAGCAGAGTGCTTGGCTTGAGCGCGCAGGAAACACAGCTCAGTCGTCGGAGTCTCGCGCAGCGGCCGATTTGCGCATACAACTCTGGCGTTTCGAAGTTGCCGCGGTTTCTGATAACCAGTTCCCTGACGGCGTACAGGTTTTCTGCGTTCAGTCGCTGGACCAAGTCAGAGAGCACCTCGTTCATTCTCAGGTGCACGGTGACATCGCTTGCGTTCACCGCGGTCATCGCTCGTGGAAGCGGCCGCCTCTTGTCCAAGGGTCCTGCGGACATGCTCGACCGGCACGAAAAAAGTGGTGAATGGCCAGGTGACCCTCTTGTGCGAACGCGCTTTCGAAATAGATGTGTTAAAATGTACCTCGTGCCTCACGGCCCTGACGTCATGAACCTGATTCATTCGAAGTTAACGTGCCCAGTTATCTGTGTATCGATACGCGGAAATCGTCTTATGCGTGGAGCTGACAATGTGTGGCTTTTGAGGCAACGTTGAGCCTCGAACTGCTCTTATCGTAACTGAGAAGATCCACGgccgcaacgctgccggtcaacCCGCAGAGCTCTCGGATTTCATCTGTGCTGCGTCAGAACTGTAGTCAAAACGCAAGTATATATTGCTGACTAGTAGTGCCCCGCACCAAAAGAGAAACGCTTGCGCGCATGGGCGaacttaaaagggccctgaaacacttttttgagaagccatgaaattaattcactggaaaagcgtattgcgtcgcaaattcaacgccgcaaaaatttttgaGAATCCGCCCAGTGTGAGTGGAGTTGCAAAGACTTGTCGCGTGTTGACTCTCTCGTtaagacgaaagcgctggaacctAATCAAGGAGGTACGCAAGGGGCAATGAAAATACCTCGCCTGTGCCTCGTGgccttgagaactttttttttctttttcgaatgcgtcacttttcagtgtgatcgcgcgcacacgTGCGAACAAGTAGCATCCTCCCTCGGCGATATCTGTAATGACCGAGCGCGCcaagttcaaatcagccaatggctgatagatgggcttactacgagtgattttatGGCTTATTGCATTATTTTTTAAGAGAAGTGAAAGCGATATTTAGCTGAATTTGATCATTTAcggtgaattccaggccgcgtgctgcgctataatatttggctcacgtgttgtcgggagcctctactaccaatcggcaacattttctgaccatgctcaaaaagtgttgcagggcccctttaaaaggacactaaagtcaaataacaatttacgtcagagtgaaagctcagtgtatgacaacatcttgtgggaatcgaggctagcccACCGCTTTTGCgtgggctttgccgcctctttctccATTCTCATGTCCTGACATGACTACCCTCCTCCATGGTCTGCCGCACTGGGAGAATGGAGAGAaacgtttaacccctctcacccgcatttcttagtgaactttggctactttgagcgtaattaaattttggtttatatgtggggtttaacgtcccaaaaccaccacatgagtaTGACAGACGCGTAGTttggggcttcggaaatttcgaccacctgcggttcttcaaCGTATAGCCAAAGATCCCTAAGAAATGCGGGTTAGAGGGGTTAAACGTTTCTttccgctctcccagcgcggcagaccaCGGATGAGGgtagtcatgtcgggacatgagaatagagaaagaggcggcaaagcccacGCAAAAGCGGcgggctagcctcgattcccacaaGGTGTTGCAAGTGATAGTTTGTCTGTATCTCTTCCGGTAACATCGGGTGTACCGCAAGGCTCTGTCATTGGTCCTCTTTTATTTCTAATCTACATTAAAGACCTTCCGATGCACGTATC from Rhipicephalus microplus isolate Deutch F79 chromosome 7, USDA_Rmic, whole genome shotgun sequence includes these protein-coding regions:
- the LOC142767362 gene encoding uncharacterized protein LOC142767362 translates to MSAGPLDKRRPLPRAMTAVNASDVTVHLRMNEVLSDLVQRLNAENLYAVRELVIRNRGNFETPELYAQIGRCARLRRLSCVSCALKPSTLLKLVLEQLRYLQKLELSLVQDFKAVVDSEIGNMRLIALQMCDVIRYHSLRRLYVEVGDDRNFELLLELLVCCPNLTELHVHCVRGTFMECLVKCQQLHEHLGQLETFTFTSEVPDSVPIFDSPNPIFRFQNYAAVCGNVCHDKPHHWWSCVELDRLARSGPSHILPSQLVVFACGDLKSDASLLDASIRHNWTRVRKLCLLLLPQWSTSATYPRATLLSKNHLGGFFFALENVVELNASVSVMPNLQHLCLLTSLWVSEADVSKCIRDYIAHSAQLKCVHVHYRRHNCWLQQRFTGLHRPQGQVLFQGGPCFACCSTETFIGLVKPLNRDCEASMETN